GGTGATCGTACACTCCGCGGGGACCTGATTCTTGACTTCGCCACCCTCGATCATGGTGGGGGTGAGCGTCGGCCATCCTAACTGTGAGTGCTCGCCCGGCCCCGCCTTCTCGTCGTAGGTCTCCATGGCCTGCATGATCGGGCCGGCGGCGCGGACGGCGTTCTGCCCACTCGACGGCTCGGCGGCGTGAGCGCTCGTTCCAGTGACCGTCACAGTCCCGTCGAAACGGCCTTTGGCCGCGGTGCAAACATCCAAGCCAGTGGGCTCGCCCACGATGTACCCGTCCGCGGAAAGCGTCTTGCGGAGGTGAGCCGCGCCAGTGGAGTCGGTCTCTTCGTCGGGCGTGATCGCGAGCGTGAGCGTTCCACGCTCGGGTTCGACCTCGAAGAAGGCCGCCAGGAGCGCCGCCAGCGGGCCCTTCGCGTCACACGACCCCCTCCCGCTGACGACCTCGCCGTCGCGGTCGTAGGGGACGTGCGGCGGGACGGTATCGATGTGCGTATTGAGGACGAGATGCGGTCCCTCCCGCCCACTCTCGCGGATCGCGAGAACGTTGCCCGCCCCGTCCACAGTCGGCTCGAAATGCTCTCCTTCGAGGGTCTCGACCAGCAGCGACCGCATCTCCGCGACAGAGTCGTGCGAGGGGGTGCTGACGGCTCGCTCGTGGAAGGATTCGATGTCGAAGGGCATGGTCACTCAGCGAGGATTCCGTCTGCGGGGACAGTTGTCTCGAACTCGCGTTCGACCGGACCTTGCAGTGTCGCACCGTCGGCAGTGCGAGTGACGACGAGGCGGCCGCCCGGCGGATGGACGGCGACGGCCTGGTCGGTCCTGACACGGTCGAGTTCGTGGGCGGCGGCGACGATAGCGACAG
The Halapricum salinum genome window above contains:
- a CDS encoding M20 family metallopeptidase, with protein sequence MPFDIESFHERAVSTPSHDSVAEMRSLLVETLEGEHFEPTVDGAGNVLAIRESGREGPHLVLNTHIDTVPPHVPYDRDGEVVSGRGSCDAKGPLAALLAAFFEVEPERGTLTLAITPDEETDSTGAAHLRKTLSADGYIVGEPTGLDVCTAAKGRFDGTVTVTGTSAHAAEPSSGQNAVRAAGPIMQAMETYDEKAGPGEHSQLGWPTLTPTMIEGGEVKNQVPAECTITFDRRSVPPETADGFRAGLEEHCYQWLPKGMNLRVAFSERETPFFEAFDTDPDAELVRTLADASGGEVRPFGAATEASYFAQDAPTVVFGPGVLADEEGAVAHSDREYVRLPDVHAAADALRETLRVLLGHQ